The Penaeus chinensis breed Huanghai No. 1 chromosome 16, ASM1920278v2, whole genome shotgun sequence sequence ATTTGTCCAATTCTGACAGTGATTTCCTGATACATTGGACGTATcgagacgaaaagagaggaagCTGGCAAGTGACCAACAAAATAGGAGAAATTGCTATACGGAAAGATACATAAgcataggaaaaaatatatgtatattgcagtcGAAATATTAGCCCTTAATGAGTCTGATaaacgtatattatatatttcgaCAATCCCAGTCATTCTTAACATGCGAAGTATTATTTGATAAAGACCCAATTAACTTTTCAGTAAAAATGAACCGGTGAACTATTTTGAAGAAGAAATTACAAAAAGTTTTTCTCAGGCTTACTGCAAACTTCATCTTGGTCGTTTATTGAGCGTTGTACTGCCTGTCGCTTTGCGTAGTCTAGCCTTTATAAGACAAGCGAAACCACGCCCACCCAACCTGACCTCGATCGTCCAAGTGAGGCAGACGTCGCCCCCTACGTCTATAGGGCTGTACGGGGTCACTTGCTATCGATGATGCTATCTTCATCTGCATTttactctttatctgtctttttatttgtttatatatctctttctatctctctttgtctatctgactatcaatctatctgtatctttatatctcctctctctctctctctcgtgcaatTTTTTGTTATATCTTTGTATCTCCGATTAACCTTGATCTCAGTTTCTATGTCTTACTTTgactccatctatctatgtatctatctatctatctatatacaatacattatactgtttattaatattttattcaaaactatttcaagaattattattctaCTACGAACTATCATTTTTGCCAATGTTACGCTTTCAATTTATACTAGAAGTCCCCGATTCCTTTATTTCTAATACAGTACATCCCTGACATCTCACTATACCGGGTAGGATgatcaattcactaatgagaggttgtATTgccgtgtcacccttgcctgattggatgcccttcctaatcaactgcggttcggcgtgctgacacttgtgccacggcggtgacttcccctacgacacctgcgtttgacttctcaaggcgatatgtcgttttctcaggcttgagccagcagtcagagcgcaggcacttttaagaccgccgcgacggggaattgaactcgggaccacaagggccagtgtccagtgcgctaaccactggactatcgcggtaatcatatacatatatatacatgtatataaatgtgtatatatacatgtgtgtgtgtgtgtgtgtgtataagtacatatatatatttgtatgtatttatacataaaaatatatataaagatatatatacaaatatatacatatatacatatatatacaaatatatatgaaaagatatatattcaaatatatatatatatatatatatatatatattttgtgtgtgtcaaAATCCAAACTCAtatagtctcacacacacacacatatatatgtttatatatatatatatatatatatatatatatatatatatatatatatctgtgtgtgtgtttgtgtgtgtgtgtgtgtgtctgcgcgcgtgtgtgtgtttgtgtgtacttatatatacacgatgtctgtgtgcatgtatacaaatatatgatctatctactgtatagatagatgggtaaatagacagacaaaaagagttatatagtaatatgcatataatatacatacatatgtatgcttatttgtatgaatgcatacgcctacacatatgtacatatgtgtaggcGTATAAACATaaactaattcatatatatatatatatatatatatatatatatatatatacgtgtgtgtgtgtgtgtttatgcatttatatatataaatatatatatatatatatatgtatatatagatagatagatagatagacacatttctgtatgtatttatatacacacaaacacacccacacacccacacacacactaacaaacacatacactacacacacacacacacacacacacacacaaacacaaacgcacacacacacgcaaagaaaaataatgtatacatatattgacatgtgtgtgtttgtatatatacatatatatatacgtttatacatatatatatgtatttacatatacacacatatatatgcatatatatatgtatatatatatataacagtatgcTTATATAaagaacgtgtgtgtatatatacatttatgcagatacatacatacatacatacttgattattttattgattatatcatattaaattattattgattatatcatattatattattatatatatatatatatatatcatatacgtctataaatatatacacatttctgtgtatatatacatatatgtatatatgcatatatatatatatatatatatatatatatatatatatatatactgcacatacatatatatactgtacatatatatacatatctatatatctacatagatgtgtatatatatacatatatataatgtgtatatatatacatatatataatgtgtatatatattgatatgtaaatatatacatacatatatttatgtatatgtatatgtatatatatatacatatatgtataaacacgcaaAGGTCCTACTCGCAAAGGTCCCCAAACAACAATACAGCACAAAGTATTTTGAGTTTTATTGAGGGAAcgcacacaataataaaaataatttatgaaCAGATAAAAACTAAAATTACGGCGACTTTTCTTTATCCACATTCAGGCACCACACAGCGACCCGCGACCCAGAGCGATTTCGGAGGGACGCTCGAGATACGCCTGAAGGGTCCGTGTGGGCGCCTGTTGGTCGGTCGGTCGGCTCCGGATGGGCTTACTTCCTGTCGAAGATATCCTCGAAGGAGTCGAAGGATCCCTGGTTGCCGTCGGCGGCGACGCCGTTGGTGACGGGCACGGCGTTGGACTCGACGACGCGGTATCCGTCGTCGTCGGCGATGTACTTGATGAAGAACTTCTCTCCCTCGGGGGACGTCCAGCTGGAAGGGAAGGCAGGCGTTGTGAACGAGGCTTGGCGCCGTCTGGCGTGAGTGTCCCAAAGGGAATGGCTCCAAAGGACGCAACGGGAGGGAAGGCCTCTTACCTGTAGGTTCCTTGCACCACCTCGTTGGAGACATCCTGGTCAACGTGGAAGTCATCGAAGTCCAGGTCCACGACGCTGCCGGGGCGGGCGGCGGCTACGGCGACGAGGGCGAGGAGAGCAAGCTGGGGAAACATGGGCAACATTTGTTTAAATCTGACAGTGATTTCCTGATACACTGGACGTATcgagacgaaaagagaggaagCTGGCAAGTGACCAACAAAATAGGAGAAATTGCTATACAGAAAGATACATAAGTATaggaaaaagtatatgtatattgcagTCGAAATATTAGCCCTTAATGAGTCTGATAAACGTTTTCTGCATGAACTCGACAATCGCAGTCATTCTTAACATGCGAAGTATTATTTGATAAAAATCCAATTAACTTCTTAGTAAAAAGGAACCAGTGAAGAACAAttttaaagaaataacaaaaagctTTTCTCAGGCTTACTGCAAACTTCATCTTGGTCGTTTATTGAGCGTTGTACTGCCTGTCGCTTTGCGTAGTCTAGCCTTTATAGGACAAGCGAAACCACGCCCACCCGACCTGACCTCGATCGTCCAAGTGAGGCAGACGTCGCCCCCTACGTCTATAGGGCTGTACGTGGTCACTTGCTATCGATGATGCTATCTTCATCTGCATTttactctttatctgtctttttatttgtttatctctctctctctctctgtctatctaactatcaatctatctatctgtatctttatatctcctctctctctctcgtgtaattTTTTGTTATATCTTTGTATCTCCGATTAATCTTGATCTCAGTTTCTATGTCTTACTTtgactccatctatctatttttctatctatctatatatatgcaatacattatactgtttattaatattttattcaaaactatttcaagaattattattctaTTCCGAACTGTCATTTTTGCCAATGTTACGCTTTCAATTTATACTAGAAGTCcccg is a genomic window containing:
- the LOC125033651 gene encoding cuticular protein 47Eg-like, whose amino-acid sequence is MKFALALLALVAVAAARPGSVVDLDFDDFHVDQDVSNEVVQGTYSWTSPEGEKFFIKYIADDDGYRVVESNAVPVTNGVAADGNQGSFDSFEDIFDRK